From the genome of Alistipes sp. ZOR0009, one region includes:
- a CDS encoding tetratricopeptide repeat protein, translated as MKEDSELYYSEGDNLREIVKRFEAMVKSNRIAYFDIHEYEQMVDHYIQEDRSEDAINVLRIARKQHPNSTELTLKKAEIELFSGHLSDALEDLISVEAIEKNNPDFYFVKGKALLVSGDTLEAFRMFDLAIQKSVDQKLDMIFEIVAVLEEFNEFEIAAEYLQKGLTIDPDNSQIFGELGFILEKLNRTEEAIYAYERMLDADPFLPFGWANLGTLYSKLGKNDKAIEALDYAIALEPDGSMSYFSKANALANNGDFEKALEIFFEYSKLEDDSSIASCCIGECYEKLGDFDNAAIYYKKTLETEPNNPDAIYGLAVVELEKDNVEVSYEYARRAIELDPDIPEYWFGLGKLSMRLEKLDDARDAFKKAIALDPLDFESWLLLSEIEVDEEIEQGIEVLLNALAENQDIAALHYRLAAYYHMQNDFDKSLEEFDKALTLDKDTVEEFFEICSDAIEDQRYISLLKNHLSDKS; from the coding sequence ATGAAAGAAGATAGCGAATTGTACTACAGCGAAGGCGATAACCTACGTGAAATCGTGAAGCGTTTTGAGGCAATGGTTAAAAGTAACCGCATAGCCTACTTCGACATACACGAGTACGAGCAGATGGTCGATCATTACATTCAGGAAGATCGATCGGAGGACGCTATTAATGTTCTTCGGATTGCAAGAAAGCAGCATCCCAACTCTACCGAACTTACGCTAAAGAAGGCCGAAATAGAGCTGTTTTCAGGGCATCTTTCTGATGCCTTAGAGGATTTGATCTCCGTTGAAGCTATCGAAAAAAATAACCCAGACTTTTATTTTGTAAAGGGCAAGGCGTTGCTAGTTTCTGGCGATACCCTTGAGGCTTTTCGCATGTTTGACTTGGCAATTCAAAAGAGTGTAGATCAAAAGCTCGATATGATTTTTGAGATCGTCGCTGTTTTAGAGGAGTTCAACGAATTTGAGATAGCCGCAGAGTATCTTCAAAAGGGGCTAACTATCGATCCTGATAACTCTCAGATATTCGGAGAACTCGGGTTTATTCTCGAAAAGCTGAATAGGACTGAAGAGGCAATCTATGCCTACGAGCGCATGCTTGATGCTGATCCATTCCTGCCTTTTGGATGGGCTAATCTCGGCACGCTTTACTCAAAGTTGGGAAAAAACGACAAGGCGATAGAGGCGCTAGACTATGCCATCGCTTTGGAGCCCGATGGATCGATGTCGTACTTTAGCAAGGCAAATGCGCTTGCGAACAACGGTGATTTTGAAAAGGCGCTAGAGATTTTTTTTGAGTATTCTAAGCTCGAAGACGACAGCTCTATTGCCAGCTGCTGTATTGGGGAGTGCTATGAGAAGTTGGGCGATTTTGACAATGCGGCCATCTACTATAAAAAAACGCTAGAAACAGAACCTAATAACCCTGATGCCATTTACGGGCTAGCGGTTGTCGAACTAGAAAAGGATAACGTAGAGGTCAGCTATGAGTATGCGCGCCGTGCCATAGAGCTCGATCCAGATATTCCTGAGTATTGGTTTGGCTTAGGGAAGTTATCGATGCGTCTCGAAAAATTGGACGATGCTCGTGATGCTTTTAAAAAGGCAATTGCTTTGGATCCTTTAGATTTTGAATCGTGGCTTTTGCTTTCCGAAATTGAAGTTGACGAGGAGATAGAGCAAGGGATTGAGGTGCTTTTAAATGCACTTGCCGAGAACCAAGATATTGCTGCGTTACATTATCGTTTGGCTGCCTATTATCATATGCAAAACGATTTTGATAAGAGTTTAGAAGAGTTTGATAAAGCGCTAACGCTTGATAAGGATACGGTCGAAGAATTTTTTGAAATATGTTCTGATGCTATTGAAGATCAGCGTTATATTTCACTATTGAAAAATCATTTGTCAGATAAGAGTTAG
- a CDS encoding DUF368 domain-containing protein: MEKRKFYPHYSGIIIKGMAMGAADVIPGVSGGTIAFISGIYEELLSSIKSINLENFRQIFRRGGLSLFWKAINGYFLLSVFTGILISIFSLASLLQHLLKLYPILVWSFFFGLILSSSWIVAKKIKKKTVGVFISFILGVAAAFYITMATPTQTPNGYWFVFLSGAIAICAMILPGISGSFILLLLGKYFFVLSAVTSFNIPVLGVFAAGALVGIISFSNLLTWLLRKYHDVTIGILAGFMIGSLNKLWPWKVVLETFTNNYGEVVPLLEKNVLPSVFETSRNLPSMVGFAVLFMLVGVSIIALIEIIAARFSKSN; encoded by the coding sequence TTGGAGAAACGAAAGTTCTACCCGCATTATTCGGGTATAATAATTAAAGGAATGGCAATGGGGGCTGCTGATGTTATTCCAGGTGTTTCTGGTGGCACAATAGCTTTTATATCGGGAATTTATGAGGAACTTCTTTCCTCCATAAAGTCGATTAATTTAGAGAATTTTCGACAAATTTTCCGACGAGGGGGGCTTTCCCTATTTTGGAAAGCGATTAATGGTTATTTTCTTCTCTCTGTTTTTACAGGCATTCTAATTAGCATTTTCTCTCTTGCTAGCCTTCTTCAGCATCTTCTTAAGCTTTATCCCATTCTTGTCTGGTCTTTTTTCTTTGGATTAATTCTTTCCTCATCTTGGATTGTTGCAAAAAAAATAAAAAAGAAAACCGTTGGGGTTTTTATCTCTTTTATTTTGGGTGTTGCTGCGGCTTTTTATATAACAATGGCAACCCCAACTCAAACTCCTAACGGTTATTGGTTCGTTTTTCTTTCTGGTGCGATCGCTATCTGTGCGATGATACTTCCAGGGATTTCTGGTAGTTTTATTTTGTTGCTGCTTGGAAAGTATTTCTTTGTGCTTAGTGCAGTAACCTCCTTTAATATTCCAGTATTGGGGGTATTTGCAGCCGGTGCGCTCGTTGGGATTATTAGCTTCTCAAATTTACTAACGTGGTTGCTACGCAAATATCACGATGTAACTATCGGTATTTTAGCCGGATTTATGATTGGTTCTCTAAATAAACTTTGGCCTTGGAAAGTGGTTTTAGAAACTTTTACGAACAATTATGGGGAGGTTGTTCCTTTATTAGAGAAGAATGTGCTGCCCTCCGTTTTTGAGACAAGTCGGAATTTGCCTTCTATGGTTGGTTTTGCAGTCTTGTTTATGCTTGTTGGGGTTTCTATTATTGCCCTGATTGAAATTATTGCTGCTCGATTTTCAAAGTCTAACTAA
- a CDS encoding DUF5020 family protein yields MKKLFLVAILALSGIGAFAQNLQLHYDWRRGQEQGAVPAGVFTTTVEMFKPDKYGSTFFFVDMNYGERGVKGVSLAYWEIARSLKFWDGPFAAHVEYNGGQGLGKGFGFPINDAWLFGADYVWNNSNFTKGFTLSAMYKYIQGFGTPSFQLTGVWYMHLVDGKFTFSGFADFWKETKYFSGVQNKLVFLTEPQIWYNINKHLSVGGEVEISKGFVTKNFAAYPTTAIKWNF; encoded by the coding sequence ATGAAAAAACTGTTTCTTGTTGCAATCCTTGCATTATCAGGAATAGGTGCTTTTGCGCAAAATCTACAGCTGCACTACGATTGGCGTAGAGGCCAGGAGCAAGGTGCTGTGCCAGCTGGTGTATTTACAACTACTGTTGAAATGTTTAAACCAGATAAGTATGGAAGCACCTTCTTTTTTGTAGATATGAACTACGGAGAAAGAGGTGTTAAGGGTGTAAGCCTTGCCTATTGGGAGATTGCCCGTAGCTTAAAATTCTGGGATGGTCCATTTGCTGCCCATGTGGAGTATAATGGAGGTCAAGGGTTAGGAAAAGGCTTCGGTTTTCCAATTAACGACGCATGGCTTTTTGGGGCTGATTATGTTTGGAATAATTCAAATTTTACTAAAGGATTTACCCTTTCTGCCATGTATAAGTATATTCAAGGGTTTGGAACTCCATCTTTTCAGCTAACAGGTGTTTGGTATATGCATTTAGTGGATGGGAAGTTTACCTTCTCTGGTTTTGCTGATTTTTGGAAGGAAACTAAATATTTTAGTGGAGTGCAAAACAAATTGGTTTTCTTAACTGAACCTCAAATTTGGTATAATATAAATAAGCATCTTTCTGTAGGTGGAGAAGTTGAGATTAGTAAAGGTTTTGTAACCAAAAATTTTGCAGCATATCCAACAACAGCAATTAAATGGAATTTTTAA